One Drechmeria coniospora strain ARSEF 6962 chromosome 01, whole genome shotgun sequence genomic region harbors:
- a CDS encoding C-type cyclin: MASSTSTAEALVANGAAPPRVGPHPGFISSSNQYSSEIKLRRMLKDNGCDPAREDNYCLQGVQLIENVRDHLQLPVRTFDTACTYFHKFRLNFRDAEYNYQDAALASLFVACKVDDTIKKSRDILAAAYNIKNPDKPLPPDDKIFESPGKVIIGLERLILETIGFDFRTRYPQKLLVKVVRRLLGRSSAQARAFFAAAYAMCIDMYKSFIPIKRTTFTMVMAVVELTARMRASMPDTPPDLVDSIRRFADGHAAGCRHAICETMLDLLDLYVQHHRSTKVGALFDLNSFIDIKIQLNMELDDAAAPRYLFHCSRCEVAEANPLTPISATPPAAAAGSSPGRGTAWPPDATVRRTARGQDGTMRFVFEPESAKKEQETVGSYFREEFDEVEVEVEEPMPPPLERDGAGNGGGGGVGGGGRGGYRGSHRERGDHRWSGPYGGYRGDRSYRGRGRYH, from the exons atggcctcctcgacgtcgaccgcggaggccctcgtcgccaatGGTGCCGCTCCCCCGCGAGTCGGCCCCCATCCCGGCTTCATCTCGAGCTCCAACCAGTACAGCTCCGAGATCAAGCTGCGACGCATGCTCAAGGACAACGGCTGCGACCCCGCGCGGGAGGATAACTACTGCCTGCAGGGCGTCCAGCTCATTGAAAACGTCAGGGATCATCTCCAGCT GCCCGTACGGACCTTTGACACCGCCTGCACCTACTTTCACAAGTTTCGCCTCAACTTTCGCGATGCCGAATACAACTACCAAgacgccgctctcgcctcCCTCTTCGTCGCCTGCAAGGTCGACGATACCATCAAAAAGTCGAGAGACATACTCGCAGCCGCCTACAACATCAAGAACCCCGACAAGCCGCTGCCCCCGGATGACAAG ATCTTTGAGTCACCCGGAAAAGTCATCATCGGTCTCGAGCGGCTCATCCTCGAGACCATCGGCTTCGACTTTCGCACCCGCTATCCACAGAAGCTCCTCGTCAAGGTCGTCCGTCGTCTGCTTGGCCGGTCCTCTGCCCAAGCCcgcgccttcttcgccgccgcctacgCCATGTGCATCGACATGTACAAGAGCTTCATACCCATCAAGCGCACCACCTTCACCatggtcatggccgtcgtcgagctgacgGCCCGCATGCGCGCTTCCATGCCCGATACCCCGCCCGACCTTGTCGACAGCATTCGTCGGTTCGCCGACGGtcacgccgccggctgccgcCACGCCATCTGCGAGACCATGCTCGATCTGCTCGATCTCTACGTCCAGCACCACCGCTCCACCAAGGTCGGCGCCCTCTTCGACCTCAACTCTTTCATCGACATCAAGATACAGCTCAACATGgaactcgacgacgccgcggcgCCCCGTTACCTCTTTCACTGCTCGCGCTgcgaggtcgccgaggccaaccCGCTGACGCCCATCTCCGCCACCCCaccggcggccgcggcggggaGCAGCCCGGGGCGCGGAACGGCGTGGCCGCCCGACGCGACGGTACGGCGCACCGCCCGCGGCCAGGACGGCACCATGCGCTTCGTCTTCGAACCCGAatcggccaagaaggagCAGGAGACGGTCGGCTCCTATTTCCGCGAGGAAtttgacgaggtcgaggtcgaggtcgaggagccgATGCCCCCGCCCCTGGAAAGGGACGGCGCGGGcaacggtggcggcggcggcgtcggcggcggcgggagaggAGGGTACCGCGGGAGCCACAGAGAGAGGGGGGACCATAGGTGGTCGGGACCGTATGGCGGTTACCGAGGGGACAGGAGTTAccgagggagagggagatATCACTGA